A region from the Aegilops tauschii subsp. strangulata cultivar AL8/78 chromosome 5, Aet v6.0, whole genome shotgun sequence genome encodes:
- the LOC109786292 gene encoding cellulose synthase-like protein E6, which translates to MERTMRLFEMETHGGQAVYMLHAVTVAAGILLLLYYRAMHYSRRRGERGVAGHAGSGALCSYFVICRRYGESLPCVDIFVCTTHPLSEPPSLVISTVLSLMAYNYPAEKLSVYLSDDGGSVLTFYALWEASIFAKHWIPFCKRYNIEPRSPVVYFSESDGHQDLCTPKEWSLIREMYKDMTERIDTAILSGKISEEVKANHKGFHEWDQENTSKNHHPIVQVAFLPSKFE; encoded by the exons ATGGAGAGGACCATGAGGCTGTTCGAGATGGAGACGCATGGCGGCCAGGCGGTGTACATGCTCCACGCCGTCACGGTGGCCGCGGGGATCCTCCTGCTGTTGTACTACCGGGCGATGCACTACAGCCGTCGGCGAGGGGAGCGCGGCGTGGCTGGGCATGCTGGCAGCGGAGCTCTG TGCAGTTACTTTGTCATCTGCAGAAGGTACGGAGAAAGCCTACCTTGTGTGGATATCTTTGTATGCACCACACATCCACTGTCAGAGCCACCAAGTCTTGTCATCTCCACCGTCCTATCGCTCATGGCATACAATTACCCAGCCGAGAAACTTAGTGTGTACCTTTCTGATGACGGAGGTTCAGTTCTCACTTTCTATGCTCTGTGGGAGGCCTCCATATTTGCAAAGCATTGGATACCATTCTGCAAGAGATACAACATTGAGCCAAGGTCACCAGTCGTTTACTTCTCAGAGTCAGATGGGCATCAAGATTTGTGCACCCCAAAAGAATGGTCACTTATCAGG GAGATGTATAAAGATATGACCGAGCGAATTGATACAGCTATTTTGTCAGGTAAAATTTCGGAGGAAGTCAAAGCAAACCATAAAGGATTTCATGAATGGGACCAAGAAAATACctcaaaaaatcaccatccaatTGTTCAGGTAGCTTTCCTGCCCTCCAAATTTGAGTAA